AAGCGATTTTCTTGCTTACAGAGGGTATGGCGGCTTTTGTCGCCTCCCTCTATAGGTGAGCAGGCACGTTCCTTCTGAGGAGACGGAAGTGTCTGCTACCTCACTGTAGGAGGAATGTATTGTGAAATTTACAGCAATATCTGTTCTTTTTACCCTGATCCTCGTGTGTTCAAGCACTTATCGCATCTGGGCACAAGCACCCGAAACCCCAAAAATCGTGTTTAGCTCCACTCGTGAGGGCAATCGGGACATCTACTTGATGAACCCCGATGGGACGCAGCAGGTAAAAATAACCAACCACCGCGCTATCGATACCCTGGGGGTCTGGTCCCCAACAGGCGAACAGATTCTTTTTACATCAGACCGGAACAAGCAAAAGTTACATTGGGATATCTATCTAATGGATGCCGATGGTAGCAATGTGCGAGCCGTATTTGCCAAGTCAGCCGATAGAGCTCAACCCATGTGGTCCCCTGACGGGACACAGATTGCTTATAGACGGCGAGAGCCGAGCGGGAGTTTTATTTATATCGCTACGATTGATGGTAAACACGAGGAAAAAGTGGCAATTGGAAGTTGCCCAACTTGGTCCCCGGATGGCACGGAGATTGCCTTTGTCAGTGGTCAGCCCGATCGGAGCCACATCAGTATACTTAACTTGGGCACGCGAAAACAAAAAGTAATCTTTCCACCGAAGGCGCCCCCTTCGTGGATATCAGGACGTGTAGTTTGGTCGCCAAAGGGTGATAAACTCGCTTTTTCGTGGCTCCATCGGGTGCCGCTGGCGGATTTTGCTGACACACAAACCATCTACATCATCAATCGCGATGGAACCGGTCTTGTGCAGCTTGTTGACGAAGCGGGGCCGCAGGCAGCCGACCCGGTTTGGTCGCCACAGGGGGATGCCCTGCTTTATATTCACGGAGACGACCAAGTTTTTAAAATTGGGATAGATGATAAGCAGGTAGAACAACTGACACATATTGGCGCAAATTATCTCGGAGATTGGTTCGATCCGGCGTATGCATTGCCGGTTGCACCACAACCTCAGTT
The genomic region above belongs to Candidatus Poribacteria bacterium and contains:
- a CDS encoding PD40 domain-containing protein yields the protein MKFTAISVLFTLILVCSSTYRIWAQAPETPKIVFSSTREGNRDIYLMNPDGTQQVKITNHRAIDTLGVWSPTGEQILFTSDRNKQKLHWDIYLMDADGSNVRAVFAKSADRAQPMWSPDGTQIAYRRREPSGSFIYIATIDGKHEEKVAIGSCPTWSPDGTEIAFVSGQPDRSHISILNLGTRKQKVIFPPKAPPSWISGRVVWSPKGDKLAFSWLHRVPLADFADTQTIYIINRDGTGLVQLVDEAGPQAADPVWSPQGDALLYIHGDDQVFKIGIDDKQVEQLTHIGANYLGDWFDPAYALPVAPQPQLLTTVWGRLKRE